In Streptomyces rapamycinicus NRRL 5491, the genomic stretch TGGAGCCCATCTTGCGGACCTGCTCCATCTGCGCCAGGAAGTCGTCGAGCGTGAACTCCTTGGGGCCCTTCGCCAGCTTGGCCGCCATCTTCTCGGCCTCTTGCTGGCTGAAGGTCTGCTCGGCCTTCTCGATCAGGCTGAGCATGTCGCCCATGCCGAGGATGCGGGACGCCATGCGGTCCGGGTGGAACGCGTCGAAGTCGTCCAGCTTCTCGCCGTTGGAGGCGAACATGATCTGGCGGCCGGTGACATGCGCGATGGACAGCGCGGCACCGCCGCGCGCGTCGCCGTCCAGCTTGGAGAGCACCACACCGTCGAAGCCGACGCCGTCGCGGAACGCCTCCGCGGTGTTCACCGCGTCCTGGCCGATCATCGCGTCGACGACGAAGAGGACTTCGTCCGGGCTGACGGCGTCGCGGATGTCGGCGGCCTGCCGCATCAGCTCCTCGTCGATGCCGAGGCGGCCCGCGGTGTCGACGATCACGACGTCGTGCTGCTTGGTGCGGGCGAACTCGATCGAGTCCTGCGCCACCTTCACCGGGTCGCCGACGCCGTTGCCCGGCTCGGGGGCGAAGACGGCCACACCGGCCCGCTCCGCGACCACCGAGAGCTGGTTGACCGCGTTGGGGCGCTGGAGGTCACAGGCGACGAGCAGCGGGGTGTGGCCCTGGGCGTTCAGCCAGCGGCCGAGCTTTCCGGCGAGCGTGGTCTTACCGGCGCCCTGCAGACCCGCGAGCATGATCACGGTCGGCGGCTGCTTGGCGAAGCGGAGGCGCCGGGCGTCGCCGCCGAGGATGCCGATGAGCTCCTCGTTGACGATCTTGATGACCTGCTGGGCGGGGTTGAGCGCCTGGGAGACCTCCGCGCCGAGGCTGCGCTCCTTGACCTGCTTGATGAACGCCCGGACGACGGGCAGCGCCACGTCGGCCTCGAGCAGGGCGATCCGGATCTCGCGTGCCGTGGCGTCGATGTCCGCCTCGCTGAGGCGTCCCTTGCCCCGGAGGTTCTTGAAAGTCGCTGCGAGGCGATCGGAGAGGGTATCGAACACGGTGGTCGCGAATCCTTCGGTCGGATGTCGGGTCGGTGGTCGGCCTCCAAGGGTATCCGCCCATCGCGTGAACGGTCTGCCCCCGGGTTTGCGACGCGACTCTCGTTCCGGGGGCTCCGCCCCCGTGCCCCCGCCGGGGCTCCGCCCCGGACCCCGCTCCTCAAACGCCGGAGGGGCTGGGAAGTGGGGTCGATCCGCCCCCTCAGACAACGGTGGCCGGAGCGAGGCTCGGCCCCTCCCGGCCCCGCTCCTCAAGCGCCAGAGGGGCTGGAAGGTGAGCCAATCCGCCCCCTCAGACGACAGTGGCCCGAGCGAGGCTCGGCCCCTCCCGGCCCCGCTCCTCAAGCGCCGAAGGGCCTGGGAAGTGGGCCCCGCTCCCCAAGCGCCCGGAGGGGCTCGGCATAGGCCCCCGCTCCCCGGGCTCCGGGCTCCGGGCTCCGGTCGAGCTGAATCTCTCAAGCGCCAGGTGGGCTGGTCAGCGCGCGTTCGACTTCCTGGGCCACCTCTGCCGCGTGCATGGGCTTCAGGGGGGCGCCGGAGCCGTCTGTGACATAGAACGCGTCCACCGCGTTGGCGCCGAGGGTGGAGACATGGGCGCTGCGGACCGCGACGCCGGCGTGTTCCAGGGCGCGGCCGATGCGGTGCAGCA encodes the following:
- the ffh gene encoding signal recognition particle protein, which translates into the protein MFDTLSDRLAATFKNLRGKGRLSEADIDATAREIRIALLEADVALPVVRAFIKQVKERSLGAEVSQALNPAQQVIKIVNEELIGILGGDARRLRFAKQPPTVIMLAGLQGAGKTTLAGKLGRWLNAQGHTPLLVACDLQRPNAVNQLSVVAERAGVAVFAPEPGNGVGDPVKVAQDSIEFARTKQHDVVIVDTAGRLGIDEELMRQAADIRDAVSPDEVLFVVDAMIGQDAVNTAEAFRDGVGFDGVVLSKLDGDARGGAALSIAHVTGRQIMFASNGEKLDDFDAFHPDRMASRILGMGDMLSLIEKAEQTFSQQEAEKMAAKLAKGPKEFTLDDFLAQMEQVRKMGSISKLLGMLPGMGQMKDQINNLDERDVDRTAAIIKSMTPGERQDPTIINGSRRARIARGSGVEVSAVKNLVERFFDARKMMSKMAQGGMPGMPGMPGMPGVGGANKRKGKQQKKAKGKQRSGNPMKRKAEEQAAAARREQGGAFGLPNGDQGGQDFELPDEFKKFMG